One Clostridium novyi NT genomic window carries:
- a CDS encoding amino acid ABC transporter permease, translated as MEIDILSNMLPVLLKGSVITIELTVISVILGSFIGVIVAGLKLSNNKIIVYIISFYTWIFRGTPMFLQLFFFYYGLPFLGISLTPMVAAIIGLSLNSGAYMSEIIRGGIISIDKGQFEACKALGFTNIQTMTKVILPQAFRVILPSVGNEFITMLKDTSLVSAITMEELMRNAQLQMSSTGRPVEPFLMAGLLYLLMTTVFNIIFSLTEKRLSVY; from the coding sequence GTGGAAATAGATATTTTAAGTAATATGCTTCCAGTATTACTTAAAGGAAGTGTTATAACAATAGAGCTAACTGTTATATCTGTAATTTTGGGAAGTTTTATTGGAGTAATTGTAGCGGGACTGAAGCTATCAAATAATAAAATTATAGTATACATTATATCCTTTTATACATGGATATTTAGAGGAACACCAATGTTTTTACAATTATTTTTCTTCTATTATGGATTACCGTTTTTAGGAATAAGTCTTACGCCTATGGTTGCTGCAATAATTGGACTTAGTTTAAATTCAGGAGCATATATGTCTGAAATTATAAGAGGGGGAATAATTTCTATAGATAAAGGACAATTTGAAGCATGTAAAGCCTTGGGTTTTACTAATATACAGACAATGACAAAGGTTATACTACCACAAGCATTTAGAGTAATACTTCCATCAGTTGGCAATGAGTTCATAACAATGCTTAAAGATACATCCTTAGTTTCTGCGATAACAATGGAGGAATTAATGAGAAATGCTCAACTTCAAATGTCTTCCACTGGAAGACCAGTAGAGCCATTTTTAATGGCAGGTTTATTATACTTACTTATGACCACAGTTTTTAACATTATTTTTTCTTTAACAGAAAAAAGATTGTCTGTATATTAA
- a CDS encoding ABC transporter substrate-binding protein, whose translation MKKIMSILLVIIMGIVSLTGCGSKGASTTNSSSDSSLASVKNSGKLLVGLDDGYPPMEFRDEKNNLVGFDIDLAKEIGKKLGVKVEFITTEFSGILLGLQSKKFDTIIAGFTMTDERKKSLNFTEPYVLGGQIIAVKKGNNSIKKLSDLKEKVIGCQMGSAGQITAESKLKDIKELRKYGKITEAFSDMSIGRIDAVIMDAQVGGYYISKKPGQFEVLDEMVSKEPMGIAFRMGDNALKDEVQKIINELKKDGTLSKLSVKWFGFDAYKG comes from the coding sequence ATGAAAAAAATTATGAGCATATTATTAGTGATTATAATGGGGATTGTATCACTAACAGGATGTGGTTCAAAGGGAGCTTCTACTACAAATAGTAGTTCTGATAGTTCACTTGCAAGTGTTAAAAACTCTGGAAAATTGTTGGTGGGATTAGATGATGGATATCCACCAATGGAGTTTAGAGATGAAAAAAATAATTTAGTTGGGTTTGATATAGATTTAGCTAAAGAGATAGGAAAAAAATTAGGGGTTAAAGTTGAATTTATAACTACTGAGTTCAGTGGTATATTATTAGGATTACAATCTAAAAAATTTGATACTATAATTGCTGGATTTACAATGACTGATGAGAGAAAAAAATCTCTTAACTTTACGGAACCATATGTTTTAGGCGGACAAATTATAGCAGTTAAAAAAGGAAATAATTCAATAAAAAAACTTTCTGATCTTAAGGAAAAAGTAATTGGATGTCAAATGGGATCAGCAGGACAAATAACTGCTGAAAGTAAATTGAAGGACATTAAAGAATTGAGAAAATATGGAAAAATAACAGAGGCTTTTAGCGATATGTCAATAGGAAGAATAGATGCTGTAATTATGGATGCACAAGTAGGAGGATACTATATTTCTAAAAAACCCGGTCAATTTGAAGTTTTAGATGAAATGGTTTCAAAAGAACCTATGGGTATAGCTTTTAGAATGGGAGATAATGCATTAAAAGATGAAGTTCAAAAAATAATTAATGAACTAAAAAAAGATGGAACTTTATCAAAACTTTCAGTTAAGTGGTTTGGATTTGATGCATATAAGGGGTGA
- a CDS encoding isocitrate dehydrogenase (NAD(+)): MGYNVTLIPGDGIGPEITEATKKVIEATGVKINWEVVEAGAKVIEKEGVPLPEYVIDSIKKNKVALKGPVTTPVGKGFRSVNVGLRKSLDLYANVRPVKTYKGVPCRYENVDLVIVRENTEGLYAGIEHNVGEEAAETIKIITKKASDRIVDFAFNLAKKQQRKKVTAVHKANIMKLSDGLFLRCAKEVASKYRDIEFNDMIVDAMSMRLVQNPENYDVLVMPNLYGDILSDMASGLVGGLGIVPGANIGKDIAVFEAVHGSAPDIAGSGIANPTALILSGVMMLRYLGENNAADKIENAVSKVLEEGKCVTYDLGGSAKTIEFADEVIKHI; encoded by the coding sequence ATGGGGTATAATGTAACATTAATTCCTGGAGATGGAATAGGACCAGAAATAACTGAAGCAACAAAAAAAGTAATTGAAGCTACTGGAGTTAAAATAAATTGGGAAGTTGTCGAAGCTGGTGCAAAAGTTATAGAAAAAGAGGGTGTACCTCTTCCAGAGTATGTAATTGATAGTATAAAGAAAAATAAGGTTGCATTAAAGGGACCTGTTACAACACCTGTTGGGAAGGGATTTAGAAGTGTAAATGTTGGACTTAGAAAATCTCTTGATCTTTATGCAAATGTAAGACCTGTAAAGACATATAAAGGAGTTCCATGTAGATATGAAAATGTGGATCTTGTTATAGTTAGGGAAAATACAGAGGGACTATATGCGGGAATTGAACATAATGTAGGAGAAGAAGCGGCTGAAACTATAAAAATAATTACTAAAAAGGCAAGTGATAGAATTGTGGATTTTGCCTTTAATCTTGCGAAAAAACAACAAAGAAAAAAGGTAACAGCAGTGCATAAAGCAAACATAATGAAGTTATCCGATGGACTATTTTTAAGATGTGCAAAGGAAGTTGCAAGTAAATATAGGGATATAGAATTTAATGATATGATAGTAGATGCTATGAGTATGAGACTTGTTCAAAATCCTGAAAACTATGATGTTTTAGTGATGCCTAATTTATATGGTGATATATTATCAGATATGGCATCAGGTCTTGTGGGTGGACTTGGAATTGTACCAGGTGCTAACATAGGAAAAGATATTGCGGTTTTTGAAGCGGTTCATGGTTCAGCACCGGATATTGCAGGGAGTGGCATAGCAAATCCAACTGCACTTATATTAAGTGGTGTTATGATGCTTAGATATTTAGGTGAAAATAATGCAGCTGATAAAATAGAAAATGCAGTATCTAAAGTTTTGGAAGAAGGAAAATGTGTAACATATGATCTTGGAGGAAGTGCTAAAACTATAGAATTTGCAGATGAAGTTATAAAACATATATAA